In Amyelois transitella isolate CPQ chromosome 13, ilAmyTran1.1, whole genome shotgun sequence, a genomic segment contains:
- the LOC132902384 gene encoding lipase 1-like, with product MLLTILAVILYSAPVALSLDNKEVPEDGRLNFTGLALKYAGAVQEYDVTTEDGYVLKIYRIPGDNTKPLLLMHGILATSDDFIISGNDSLAVSLKNEGYDIWFGNYRGNRYSRRHMTLDPDANSTFWYFGPHEHGYHDLATSIDFVLNRTGVKQLSLIGYSEGTMIAYILAAERPEYNDKIKVFIAMAPICHVDKMIERHPVLVEIGFIFIKLFKHFKVEEIAGFDSITGAMTRSFCGHNAIGIKVCRQILFLVSGNDPEGLIPEFMSTLFWHYPVGTSRTNLEHFLQIMASKRFAKFDYGPVENLRRYKSKLPPEYDLSKVTMSKYLIAARNDRLSALGDSGRQAKELPNVMEYTFVDSDSFNHIDFLWSRQSRQYVHPKVLKILKEYNS from the coding sequence ATGCTACTTACAATACTAGCGGTCATTCTATACAGCGCACCAGTCGCGCTGTCATTGGACAATAAAGAAGTCCCCGAGGATGGGCGACTAAATTTCACCGGTCTCGCCCTTAAATACGCGGGAGCGGTCCAAGAATACGACGTCACTACAGAAGATGGATACGTCCTTAAAATATACCGCATCCCTGGTGATAACACGAAACCTCTGCTCCTCATGCACGGCATTCTAGCCACTTCAGATGATTTCATCATAAGCGGCAACGACTCTTTGGCTGTGTCATTGAAAAATGAAGGTTATGACATTTGGTTCGGCAATTATAGGGGGAACAGGTACTCCCGCCGGCATATGACTCTCGATCCTGACGCGAATTCCACTTTCTGGTACTTCGGACCGCACGAACATGGCTATCACGACTTGGCAACGTCAATAGATTTCGTTCTGAACAGGACAGGTGTGAAACAACTGTCTTTGATTGGATATTCCGAAGGTACCATGATAGCATACATCCTCGCAGCTGAACGACCGGAATACAACGACAAGATTAAAGTATTCATCGCTATGGCGCCGATTTGCCACGTGGACAAGATGATAGAAAGACACCCTGTGTTAGTCGAGATAGGGTTTATATTCATCAAGTTATTTAAGCATTTCAAAGTGGAAGAAATAGCCGGATTCGACAGTATTACCGGCGCTATGACAAGAAGCTTCTGCGGTCATAACGCTATAGGTATTAAGGTGTGCCGTCAAATACTATTTCTAGTTTCAGGCAACGACCCGGAGGGCTTAATTCCTGAATTTATGTCGACCCTGTTCTGGCACTATCCAGTCGGTACTTCTAGAACTAACTTGGAGCATTTCCTGCAGATAATGGCGTCTAAACGGTTCGCGAAATTCGATTACGGTCCGGTGGAAAATTTGAGGAGGTATAAATCTAAATTGCCTCCGGAATATGATCTGAGTAAAGTTACAATGAGTAAATATTTGATCGCTGCTAGAAATGATCGCTTGTCAGCGCTCGGCGACAGTGGACGCCAGGCTAAGGAACTGCCTAATGTGATGGAGTACACGTTTGTTGACAGCGATTCATTCAATCATATAGATTTCCTATGGAGCCGACAATCGCGACAATACGTCCACCCGAAAGtgttgaaaattttgaaagagtataattcttaa
- the LOC106129303 gene encoding cationic amino acid transporter 2 isoform X2, translating to MGCSRILSVLRRCKSLDSDSTATPLARCLGLIDLTGLGIGSTLGLGVYVLAGSVAKKEAGPAVTISFLVAAIASAFAGVCYAEFASRVPKAGSAYVYSYVSVGEFIAFTIGWNLVLEYVIGTASVAKGMANYIDSLCNNTIRDAMLEAAPMNISFMAKYPDFFAFSLVMLITILLAFGVRESTKLNNVFTVLNLVTVAIVIVAGALKSDPANWRIPVSDIPPEYQDKAGSGGFMPFGMAGVMAGAAKCFFGFVGFDCVATTGEEAKNPKRDIPLSIVFSLVVIFVSYFSIATVLTMMWPYYLQDADAPFPYVFAQTGLPAIKWIVTIGAVFALCTSLLGAMFPLPRVLYAMGTDGLLFRPLATIHKWTKTPMLATILSGLFAATMAAVFDLDQLIDMMSIGTLLAYTIVATSVLILRYEDTDDSMRSLQASKPVSETPYSIAKQTFNLLGLKRPNLLSATIAKITILLLFILALVTCVLARFEAGGAARDTALGALGAALLALLLVLYRQPRHDVKQLSFSVPLIPLVPYLSVCMNLYLMVQLDHQTWIRFIVWLAIGYLIYFCYGVRHSSLNITEIPTTLDGKTGINGIIQEKPTKTANGMQHDNGKDIKDVQKEKHHMTTKF from the exons ATGGGTTGTTCACGAATACTGTCAGTGCTGCGGCGCTGCAAAAGTCTGGACAGCGACTCCACCGCCACCCCCTTGGCCAGATGCCTGGGTCTCATCGATTTGACGGGCCTGGGGATCGGCAGCACCCTGGGTCTGGGAGTGTATGTCCTGGCAGGCTCGGTCGCCAAGAAGGAGGCGGGTCCAGCGGTCACGATCAGTTTCTTGGTAGCAGCTATAGCTTCAGCGTTTGCTG GCGTATGCTACGCCGAATTCGCGTCTCGCGTACCCAAGGCGGGCTCCGCTTACGTCTACAGCTACGTCAGTGTGGGGGAGTTCATTGCCTTCACCATCGGCTGGAACCTAGTGCTGGAGTACGTCATCGGCACGGCCAGTGTCGCCAAGGGCATGGCCAACTATATCGACAGCCTCTGCAATAATACCATCAGAGACGCCATGTTGGAAGCCGCGCCAATGAACATCTCTTTCATGGCGAAGTATCCCGATTTCTTCGCGTTCAGTCTCGTCATGTTGATAACGA TATTACTGGCGTTCGGCGTGAGAGAGTCCACAAAACTGAACAACGTGTTTACCGTTCTCAATCTAGTGACAGTCGCCATTGTCATTGTCGCCGGTGCCTTAAAAA GTGACCCGGCCAACTGGCGGATTCCCGTGTCAGACATCCCACCGGAATACCAAGATAAAGCTGGCTCCGGGGGTTTCATGCCATTCGGCATGGCCGGCGTCATGGCCGGCGCCGCCAAATGCTTCTTCGGCTTCGTGGGGTTTGACTGCGTGGCCACCACCGGCGAGGAAGCCAAGAATCCAAAAAGAGACATACCATTGTCCATCGTTTTCTCCTTAGTCGTCATATTCGTGTCCTACTTCAGTATTGCTACGGTTCTGACCATGATGTGGCCGTATTATTTGCAG GATGCCGACGCCCCTTTCCCCTACGTGTTCGCTCAAACCGGACTGCCCGCCATCAAGTGGATTGTGACCATCGGCGCGGTGTTTGCTCTGTGCACCAGCCTCCTGGGCGCCATGTTCCCGCTACCCAGGGTCCTGTACGCGATGGGAACGGACGGGCTGCTGTTCAGACCACTGGCGACTATACACAAGTGGACGAAGACACCGATGCTGGCGACGATACTTAGCGGACTTTTCGCTG CGACAATGGCGGCGGTGTTCGACCTGGACCAGCTCATAGACATGATGTCCATCGGAACCCTGCTGGCTTACACCATCGTGGCGACCAGCGTACTTATACTCAG ATACGAAGACACAGACGACTCGATGCGCAGCCTGCAAGCCAGCAAGCCGGTCTCGGAGACTCCGTACTCCATCGCCAAGCAGACCTTCAACCTGTTGGGGCTCAAGAGACCCAATCTACTTTCTGCTACTATTGCCAAAATCACCATTTTACTATTGT TTATCCTGGCGCTAGTGACGTGCGTGCTGGCCCGGTTCgaggcgggcggcgcggcgcgcgaCACGGCGCTGGGCGCGCTGGGCGCCGCGCTGCTGGCGCTGCTGCTCGTGCTCTACCGACAGCCCCGGCATGACGTCAAACAGCTCAGCTTCTCT GTCCCGCTGATTCCCCTGGTTCCTTACCTCAGTGTGTGCATGAATCTATACCTGATGGTGCAGCTGGACCACCAGACCTGGATCCGGTTCATCGTGTGGCTGGCCATAG gtTACCTGATATACTTCTGCTACGGTGTACGTCACAGCTCACTCAACATTACTGAGATCCCGACCACACTTGATGGAAAAACAGGCATCAATGGAATTATCCAGGAGAAGCCCACAAAAACAGCCAACGGTATGCAACATGACAATGGGAAAGACATCAAAGACGTTCAGAAAGAAAAACATCACATGACTACCAAGTTTTAG
- the LOC106129303 gene encoding cationic amino acid transporter 3 isoform X1: MDTCYLIQMGCSRILSVLRRCKSLDSDSTATPLARCLGLIDLTGLGIGSTLGLGVYVLAGSVAKKEAGPAVTISFLVAAIASAFAGVCYAEFASRVPKAGSAYVYSYVSVGEFIAFTIGWNLVLEYVIGTASVAKGMANYIDSLCNNTIRDAMLEAAPMNISFMAKYPDFFAFSLVMLITILLAFGVRESTKLNNVFTVLNLVTVAIVIVAGALKSDPANWRIPVSDIPPEYQDKAGSGGFMPFGMAGVMAGAAKCFFGFVGFDCVATTGEEAKNPKRDIPLSIVFSLVVIFVSYFSIATVLTMMWPYYLQDADAPFPYVFAQTGLPAIKWIVTIGAVFALCTSLLGAMFPLPRVLYAMGTDGLLFRPLATIHKWTKTPMLATILSGLFAATMAAVFDLDQLIDMMSIGTLLAYTIVATSVLILRYEDTDDSMRSLQASKPVSETPYSIAKQTFNLLGLKRPNLLSATIAKITILLLFILALVTCVLARFEAGGAARDTALGALGAALLALLLVLYRQPRHDVKQLSFSVPLIPLVPYLSVCMNLYLMVQLDHQTWIRFIVWLAIGYLIYFCYGVRHSSLNITEIPTTLDGKTGINGIIQEKPTKTANGMQHDNGKDIKDVQKEKHHMTTKF, encoded by the exons ATGGAtacctgctatttgatacag ATGGGTTGTTCACGAATACTGTCAGTGCTGCGGCGCTGCAAAAGTCTGGACAGCGACTCCACCGCCACCCCCTTGGCCAGATGCCTGGGTCTCATCGATTTGACGGGCCTGGGGATCGGCAGCACCCTGGGTCTGGGAGTGTATGTCCTGGCAGGCTCGGTCGCCAAGAAGGAGGCGGGTCCAGCGGTCACGATCAGTTTCTTGGTAGCAGCTATAGCTTCAGCGTTTGCTG GCGTATGCTACGCCGAATTCGCGTCTCGCGTACCCAAGGCGGGCTCCGCTTACGTCTACAGCTACGTCAGTGTGGGGGAGTTCATTGCCTTCACCATCGGCTGGAACCTAGTGCTGGAGTACGTCATCGGCACGGCCAGTGTCGCCAAGGGCATGGCCAACTATATCGACAGCCTCTGCAATAATACCATCAGAGACGCCATGTTGGAAGCCGCGCCAATGAACATCTCTTTCATGGCGAAGTATCCCGATTTCTTCGCGTTCAGTCTCGTCATGTTGATAACGA TATTACTGGCGTTCGGCGTGAGAGAGTCCACAAAACTGAACAACGTGTTTACCGTTCTCAATCTAGTGACAGTCGCCATTGTCATTGTCGCCGGTGCCTTAAAAA GTGACCCGGCCAACTGGCGGATTCCCGTGTCAGACATCCCACCGGAATACCAAGATAAAGCTGGCTCCGGGGGTTTCATGCCATTCGGCATGGCCGGCGTCATGGCCGGCGCCGCCAAATGCTTCTTCGGCTTCGTGGGGTTTGACTGCGTGGCCACCACCGGCGAGGAAGCCAAGAATCCAAAAAGAGACATACCATTGTCCATCGTTTTCTCCTTAGTCGTCATATTCGTGTCCTACTTCAGTATTGCTACGGTTCTGACCATGATGTGGCCGTATTATTTGCAG GATGCCGACGCCCCTTTCCCCTACGTGTTCGCTCAAACCGGACTGCCCGCCATCAAGTGGATTGTGACCATCGGCGCGGTGTTTGCTCTGTGCACCAGCCTCCTGGGCGCCATGTTCCCGCTACCCAGGGTCCTGTACGCGATGGGAACGGACGGGCTGCTGTTCAGACCACTGGCGACTATACACAAGTGGACGAAGACACCGATGCTGGCGACGATACTTAGCGGACTTTTCGCTG CGACAATGGCGGCGGTGTTCGACCTGGACCAGCTCATAGACATGATGTCCATCGGAACCCTGCTGGCTTACACCATCGTGGCGACCAGCGTACTTATACTCAG ATACGAAGACACAGACGACTCGATGCGCAGCCTGCAAGCCAGCAAGCCGGTCTCGGAGACTCCGTACTCCATCGCCAAGCAGACCTTCAACCTGTTGGGGCTCAAGAGACCCAATCTACTTTCTGCTACTATTGCCAAAATCACCATTTTACTATTGT TTATCCTGGCGCTAGTGACGTGCGTGCTGGCCCGGTTCgaggcgggcggcgcggcgcgcgaCACGGCGCTGGGCGCGCTGGGCGCCGCGCTGCTGGCGCTGCTGCTCGTGCTCTACCGACAGCCCCGGCATGACGTCAAACAGCTCAGCTTCTCT GTCCCGCTGATTCCCCTGGTTCCTTACCTCAGTGTGTGCATGAATCTATACCTGATGGTGCAGCTGGACCACCAGACCTGGATCCGGTTCATCGTGTGGCTGGCCATAG gtTACCTGATATACTTCTGCTACGGTGTACGTCACAGCTCACTCAACATTACTGAGATCCCGACCACACTTGATGGAAAAACAGGCATCAATGGAATTATCCAGGAGAAGCCCACAAAAACAGCCAACGGTATGCAACATGACAATGGGAAAGACATCAAAGACGTTCAGAAAGAAAAACATCACATGACTACCAAGTTTTAG